From Ascaphus truei isolate aAscTru1 chromosome 20, aAscTru1.hap1, whole genome shotgun sequence, one genomic window encodes:
- the LOC142471358 gene encoding olfactory receptor 11A1-like, with protein MHVENQTRATEFLLLGFKDLQSLRIPVFFLFLGICMMTLTGNLLIIVLVSTSHKLHSPMYFFLSNLSVTDILITTTIVPSMLHGILKEGATISFNGCITQFDIFGVSVATESFLLTVMSYDRYLAICHPLHYTSIMDFRLQYHLVFWSWFLGFTIFLILTTQIGMLQFCGPNVIDHVFCDLAPLLELSCMDTSFLKLEQVVLSVPITFFSFIFIIVTYVRIFLTIRKIPSTCGRKKAFSTCSSHLSVVSLFYGTLITIYQIPSRGQSVNLNKVLSLLYIVVTPLFNPIIYSLRSQEIREALRKLVSKKIREA; from the coding sequence ATGCATGTGGAGAACCAGACAAGAGCTACAGAATTCCTCCTCCTGGGATTCAAGGATCTTCAGAGCCTCAGGATTCCTGTCTTCTTTCTGTTTCTCGGGATTTGCATGATGACATTAACTGGAAACCTCCTGATCATCGTGTTGGTGTCAACCAGTCACAAACTCCACTCTCCCATGTACTTCTTCCTCAGCAATCTATCTGTAACTGACATCTTGATTACAACAACTATTGTCCCTAGCATGCTCCATGGTATATTGAAAGAAGGAGCCACCATTTCTTTTAATGGCTGCATCACtcaatttgatatttttggtgTCTCAGTAGCTACAGAGAGCTTCCTTCTTACAGTGATGTCTTATGACCGATACTTGGCCATCTGTCACCCTTTGCATTATACTTCCATTATGGACTTTAGGCTCCAGTATCATCTTGTTTTCTGGTCTTGGTTCTTGGGATTCACAATATTCCTAATTTTAACTACCCAGATAGGTATGTTGCAATTCTGTGGCCCCAATGTAATTGACCATGTATTCTGTGATTTAGCTCCCCTTCTAGAGTTGTCCTGCATGGACACCTCCTTTTTGAAATTGGAACAAGTTGTTCTCTCTGTTCCTATAACCTTCTTCTCATTTATCTTCATCATTGTAACTTATGTCCGTATCTTCCTCACAATCCGCAAGATCCCTTCCACCTGTGGGAGAAagaaagccttctccacctgcagTTCCCACCTGTCAGTTGTGTCCTTATTCTATGGAACATTGATCACCATATATCAGATCCCATCAAGAGGGCAATCGGTGAATCTCAATAAAGTCCTGTCTTTGCTGTATATTGTGGTGACCCCATTGTTTAATCCCATAATATACAGCCTGAGGAGCCAGGAGATTAGGGAAGCCTTAAGGAAACTGGTTAGCAAGAAAATTAGAGAAGCATAA